From the genome of Psychroserpens ponticola, one region includes:
- a CDS encoding Ppx/GppA phosphatase family protein yields MLSIKKYAAIDIGSNAVRLLISSIIEQKDRPTKFKKTSLVRVPIRLGADVFLNGEISEENKQRMLDTMVAFKLLMKSHKIVKYKACATSAMREADNGKEMVKLISKTAKINIDIINGEEEAAIIAATDLHSYIKEDKTYLYVDVGGGSTEFSVIHHGNTVASRSFKIGTVRLLNDIVKKETWFELEEWIKKNTKGYDALDLIGSGGNINKIFKISGKTMGKPLTYFYLTSYYNKLQTYSYEERITELELNQDRADVIIPATRIYLSAMKWSGAKDIYVPKIGLSDGIIKSVYYGTVSSINL; encoded by the coding sequence ATGTTAAGCATTAAAAAATACGCAGCTATTGATATAGGATCTAATGCTGTTAGACTTTTAATATCAAGTATTATTGAACAAAAAGATAGGCCTACTAAGTTCAAAAAAACGTCCTTAGTTCGTGTGCCTATTCGTCTAGGTGCTGACGTGTTTTTGAATGGGGAAATTTCCGAAGAGAATAAACAGCGTATGCTTGATACTATGGTGGCTTTTAAATTATTAATGAAATCCCATAAAATTGTTAAGTACAAAGCTTGCGCTACATCAGCAATGCGAGAAGCAGATAATGGTAAAGAAATGGTAAAGCTTATTTCTAAAACGGCTAAAATAAATATAGATATCATAAACGGAGAAGAGGAAGCTGCTATTATTGCTGCAACAGATTTACATTCTTATATTAAAGAAGATAAAACGTATTTATATGTTGATGTTGGTGGAGGAAGTACAGAATTTTCAGTAATTCATCACGGAAATACGGTTGCTTCTAGATCATTTAAAATTGGTACTGTAAGACTTTTAAATGATATTGTTAAAAAAGAGACTTGGTTTGAATTAGAAGAATGGATTAAAAAAAACACGAAAGGTTATGATGCTTTGGATTTAATTGGTTCTGGTGGAAACATTAATAAAATATTTAAAATTTCAGGAAAAACGATGGGTAAACCGTTGACTTATTTTTACTTAACATCTTATTATAATAAACTTCAAACCTATTCTTATGAAGAACGAATTACCGAATTAGAACTTAACCAAGATAGAGCAGATGTTATTATTCCTGCAACAAGAATTTACCTTTCTGCAATGAAGTGGAGTGGAGCAAAAGACATCTATGTGCCAAAAATCGGACTTTCAGATGGTATCATCAAAAGTGTGTATTATGGAACAGTTTCAAGCATAAACCTTTAA
- a CDS encoding porin family protein: MKSLILTLLFVSITTLSFAQGTSYGVRGAFNISNLDFDPDATFDNQHRNGFAFGGFVDYGISDNFSILAELQYSAEGGKHETLKADYIQLPIMARFAIGNKFTFGAGPMLSLKTWADQDGFSTLTFSGVGGLEYMITDELFIDARVHYGLSNILDKDLTDVEAQNTTFQFGFGIKI, from the coding sequence ATGAAATCACTTATCCTTACTTTATTATTTGTTAGTATTACTACACTATCATTTGCTCAAGGCACTAGTTATGGTGTTAGAGGAGCTTTTAACATCTCAAACTTAGATTTTGATCCTGATGCAACTTTTGATAATCAACACAGAAATGGTTTTGCTTTTGGAGGTTTTGTTGATTATGGTATTAGCGATAATTTTTCAATTTTAGCCGAATTACAGTATTCTGCTGAAGGTGGTAAACATGAAACGTTAAAAGCTGATTATATTCAACTTCCAATTATGGCTCGTTTCGCTATTGGGAATAAATTTACTTTTGGTGCAGGACCAATGCTTAGTTTAAAGACTTGGGCTGATCAAGACGGATTTTCAACATTAACATTCTCTGGAGTTGGTGGTTTAGAATACATGATTACCGATGAATTATTTATTGATGCTCGTGTACATTACGGACTTAGTAACATCTTAGATAAAGACCTAACAGATGTTGAAGCACAAAACACAACGTTTCAATTCGGGTTTGGTATAAAAATTTAA
- a CDS encoding T9SS type A sorting domain-containing protein encodes MKHIYLIALLFTTSISFAQNDLLGVWFLNQIEVDDVIHPNYYNNTSQFELEFVESSENEGEFDFFGSGPCDSFGGISTASQSTITFSGLNFTLLGPCSNAPEMLFETIYFSIFENQSVPFDFQYVITGENDDQILTITNPVTGDEAVYGRIPNLEELTQTWYLSRIEIPGNPTIEIPVTESPSLTITNDINPLTFKTMAFGDGDCNAFMSDYEVTLNNGNAIQLLDFSPTLAFCTSDYEDEYFSIVGEISNNFSEFEITNNGMTLTMTDLLGARLVFGDEPLSILENEKSALHISLIKNPVASEINLSISQSVNKLNYQIYSIEGKLIKEAHLNSDSINVETLNSGLYFIRFSNNEQQVQTIKFIKQ; translated from the coding sequence ATGAAACACATCTACTTAATTGCTTTATTGTTTACTACTTCAATCTCATTTGCACAAAATGATTTACTAGGCGTATGGTTTTTAAACCAAATTGAAGTCGATGATGTGATTCACCCAAATTACTATAATAATACAAGTCAATTTGAATTAGAATTTGTTGAGTCTTCAGAAAACGAAGGTGAATTCGATTTTTTTGGATCAGGACCTTGTGATTCATTTGGAGGTATCTCAACAGCAAGTCAAAGTACTATAACCTTTAGCGGACTTAATTTCACATTATTAGGACCTTGTTCTAATGCTCCAGAAATGCTTTTTGAAACTATTTATTTTTCAATATTTGAAAATCAAAGTGTTCCGTTTGATTTTCAATATGTAATTACTGGTGAAAATGATGATCAAATTTTAACAATTACAAATCCTGTAACTGGAGATGAAGCTGTCTATGGTAGAATTCCAAATTTAGAAGAACTCACTCAAACATGGTATCTGTCTAGGATAGAAATTCCTGGAAATCCAACAATTGAAATTCCAGTAACTGAAAGTCCATCATTAACAATTACTAACGATATAAATCCACTTACTTTTAAAACAATGGCTTTTGGTGATGGAGATTGCAATGCTTTTATGAGCGATTATGAAGTTACTTTAAATAATGGTAATGCTATTCAATTGCTTGACTTCTCACCTACACTAGCTTTTTGTACTTCAGATTATGAAGACGAATATTTTAGTATCGTTGGTGAGATTTCAAATAATTTCTCTGAATTCGAAATTACAAATAACGGAATGACTTTAACTATGACAGACTTATTAGGTGCTAGATTAGTATTTGGTGATGAGCCACTTTCTATTTTAGAAAATGAAAAAAGTGCATTGCATATATCTTTAATAAAGAACCCTGTTGCTTCCGAAATTAACTTATCGATTAGTCAGTCTGTTAACAAATTAAATTATCAAATTTATTCCATAGAAGGAAAACTTATAAAGGAAGCGCATCTTAATTCAGATTCCATAAATGTAGAAACATTGAATTCTGGATTATATTTTATTCGATTTTCAAATAATGAACAACAGGTTCAGACCATAAAATTTATTAAACAATAA
- the miaE gene encoding tRNA-(ms[2]io[6]A)-hydroxylase, giving the protein MLGLKLPTDPRWVNIVEKNIEDILTDHAYCEQKATSTAISLIVSFPEYTELVQEMVALVKEEISHFKMVHDRILAKGWTLGRDRKDEYVLQLLKFFPKGGSRTTQLVHRLLYAALIEARSCERFRLLSEALEDKDLAEFYRKLMVSEANHYTMFLGFARQYGDRKEVDKKWEQLLEYEADIMKNLGKQQTIHG; this is encoded by the coding sequence ATGCTAGGTTTAAAACTACCAACTGATCCTCGTTGGGTAAATATTGTTGAGAAAAATATTGAAGATATTTTAACAGATCATGCCTATTGCGAACAAAAAGCGACAAGCACTGCAATTTCTTTAATTGTTAGTTTTCCTGAATATACCGAATTGGTACAGGAAATGGTTGCGCTTGTAAAGGAAGAAATCAGCCATTTTAAAATGGTTCATGATCGGATTTTAGCTAAGGGTTGGACTTTAGGCAGAGACCGAAAAGACGAGTATGTACTTCAGTTATTGAAATTTTTCCCAAAAGGCGGAAGCAGAACCACACAATTAGTTCATCGTTTATTATATGCCGCTTTAATTGAAGCTCGAAGTTGTGAACGTTTCAGATTGCTGTCTGAAGCATTAGAAGATAAAGACCTTGCAGAATTCTACAGAAAATTAATGGTCAGTGAAGCTAATCATTACACCATGTTTTTAGGATTTGCTAGACAATATGGAGACCGAAAAGAGGTTGACAAAAAATGGGAACAACTTCTTGAATATGAGGCAGATATTATGAAAAATTTAGGCAAACAGCAAACCATTCATGGATAA
- the dnaX gene encoding DNA polymerase III subunit gamma/tau, whose amino-acid sequence MEHFIVSARKYRPQTFKDVVGQQAITNTLLNAIENNHLAQALLFTGPRGVGKTTCARILAKMINSDGTETEDEDFAFNIFELDAASNNSVDDIRSLTDQVRIPPQVGKYKVYIIDEVHMLSQAAFNAFLKTLEEPPKHCIFILATTEKHKIIPTILSRCQIFDFKRITVTDAKEYLKYIANEQGITAEDDALHIIAQKADGAMRDALSIFDRVVSFSGKNLTRQAVTENLNVLDYETYFKSTDLILENKIPELLIQFNETLSKGFDGHHYISGLASHFRDLLVCQNEQTLELLEVGDDTKLKYQEQSRKSSHAFLIKGIELANDCDLKYKSSRNQRLLVELCIMQLASITFDGEKKNSKHYIIPASYFKAKGITPIPVVIPKEHKSIENSTDSDLKVEKSQDADSSYSNTPLPKIELKKDTRTSGLSLKSIKAKKEHLIRQMEVVIDEDDLPKEDVTEAAFLKTWNSYIKILHKKGEKIMASILEMDSPKLVNTNIEITFPNETLKVELERAQYPLMEYLRKTLRNYDLKLDIHVNEEASKKYVFTDQDKYEKLKEKNPNIELLRNTFGLDIH is encoded by the coding sequence ATGGAACATTTCATCGTATCGGCTCGAAAGTATAGACCACAAACGTTTAAGGACGTTGTTGGTCAGCAAGCGATTACCAATACGTTATTGAATGCCATTGAAAACAATCACTTAGCTCAAGCATTATTATTTACAGGTCCTCGTGGTGTTGGTAAAACAACATGCGCTCGTATTCTTGCTAAAATGATTAACAGCGATGGCACAGAAACTGAAGATGAAGATTTTGCCTTTAATATTTTCGAACTCGATGCAGCTTCTAATAATTCTGTAGACGACATAAGAAGCTTAACAGATCAAGTTCGTATTCCTCCTCAAGTTGGTAAATACAAAGTGTATATTATTGATGAGGTTCACATGTTATCTCAAGCCGCTTTTAATGCCTTTTTAAAAACATTAGAAGAACCTCCAAAGCATTGTATTTTTATTCTTGCCACTACTGAAAAACATAAAATTATACCAACCATATTATCGCGTTGTCAAATTTTTGATTTTAAACGTATTACAGTAACCGATGCCAAAGAGTATTTAAAATATATCGCCAACGAACAAGGTATAACTGCTGAAGATGATGCGCTTCATATTATTGCGCAAAAAGCTGATGGAGCCATGCGTGATGCACTTTCTATTTTTGATCGTGTGGTAAGTTTTTCAGGTAAAAACTTGACAAGACAAGCCGTTACAGAGAACTTAAATGTTCTCGATTATGAAACCTATTTTAAAAGTACCGACTTAATTCTGGAAAATAAAATTCCAGAGTTACTGATTCAGTTTAATGAAACATTGTCGAAAGGTTTTGATGGTCATCATTATATTTCAGGCTTAGCCTCTCACTTTAGAGATTTATTAGTCTGTCAAAATGAACAAACCTTAGAACTTTTAGAAGTTGGAGACGACACCAAACTCAAATACCAAGAGCAATCAAGAAAATCTAGTCATGCATTTCTTATAAAAGGTATAGAACTCGCTAATGATTGTGATCTCAAATATAAAAGTAGCCGAAATCAACGCTTACTCGTTGAACTCTGTATCATGCAATTAGCCTCTATCACTTTTGATGGAGAAAAAAAAAATAGCAAACATTACATAATACCAGCATCTTACTTTAAAGCTAAAGGCATTACTCCTATTCCTGTAGTTATTCCTAAAGAACATAAGTCAATTGAAAATTCTACTGACAGTGATCTCAAAGTAGAAAAATCTCAAGACGCAGATTCTTCCTACTCCAATACACCTTTACCGAAAATTGAATTAAAGAAAGATACAAGAACTTCAGGTCTATCGTTAAAAAGTATAAAAGCAAAAAAGGAACATCTCATCAGACAAATGGAAGTTGTAATTGATGAAGATGATTTACCAAAAGAAGACGTTACAGAAGCTGCATTTTTAAAAACATGGAATTCTTACATTAAAATTCTACATAAAAAAGGAGAAAAAATCATGGCTTCAATTCTGGAGATGGATTCTCCAAAACTCGTCAACACCAACATTGAAATCACGTTTCCTAACGAAACACTAAAAGTAGAATTAGAAAGAGCTCAGTACCCTTTAATGGAATATTTACGTAAGACACTAAGAAATTACGACTTAAAACTAGATATTCATGTTAATGAAGAAGCTTCGAAAAAATATGTCTTCACTGATCAAGATAAATATGAAAAGTTAAAAGAAAAGAATCCAAATATTGAATTACTCAGAAATACGTTTGGTTTAGATATTCACTAA
- a CDS encoding RsmD family RNA methyltransferase, giving the protein MRIISGQYKGRRITAPKKLPVRPTTDMAKESLFNILNNQFYFDDISVLDLFAGTGNISYEFASRGTEQITAVDENYGCIKFINSTSEDFEMPITTIKSDVYKYLERANQKFTIIFADPPYDFPVEEFSKIPQLVFQNELLEDEGLLIVEHSKHTNLSHLEHYSHSKSYGGNMFSFFNK; this is encoded by the coding sequence ATGCGAATTATCTCAGGCCAATATAAAGGGAGACGAATAACAGCTCCAAAAAAGCTACCTGTACGACCGACTACAGATATGGCAAAGGAATCATTATTTAATATTTTAAATAATCAGTTTTACTTTGATGATATTTCAGTTTTAGATTTGTTTGCTGGTACTGGAAATATTAGTTATGAATTTGCTTCTCGTGGAACAGAACAAATAACTGCTGTAGATGAGAATTATGGATGTATCAAGTTTATCAATTCTACTTCCGAAGATTTTGAAATGCCAATCACAACTATTAAAAGTGATGTATATAAATATCTAGAAAGAGCTAATCAAAAATTTACAATCATTTTTGCAGATCCACCTTATGACTTTCCTGTTGAAGAATTTTCTAAAATTCCGCAGTTAGTATTTCAAAATGAATTATTAGAAGATGAAGGTTTATTAATTGTTGAACACTCTAAACATACCAATTTATCACATTTAGAGCACTATTCGCACTCAAAGAGTTATGGCGGAAACATGTTTAGTTTCTTTAATAAATAA
- a CDS encoding DUF3822 family protein — MKPNTIKDLSIQIRLSGLSFCILNRTTNTIERLQHIQLEKKATPFELLNQLKTIIESNADFNQVFDSVLCIYQNELSTLVPNSLFNDNHLADYLKFNAKILKTDFIDYDTISLNNSVNVYVPLVNVNNYLFDTFGSFIYKHASTILISSVLQHASKHKDIELYVNVGNLHFEMLAAKDNDLKFYNTFDYITKEDFIYYILFSIEQLQLNPETVKIHLSGQIDKDDDLFKIVYKYVRFVDFLEPIHSYQFSTKKQPKGKHTNFILLNSFN, encoded by the coding sequence TTGAAACCAAATACAATTAAAGACTTGTCCATTCAAATTCGTTTGAGTGGACTTTCTTTTTGCATTCTAAATCGTACAACAAATACAATTGAGAGGCTTCAACATATTCAACTTGAGAAAAAGGCAACACCTTTTGAATTACTAAATCAGTTAAAAACGATTATTGAATCTAATGCCGATTTTAATCAGGTCTTTGATTCTGTATTATGTATTTATCAAAATGAGCTTTCTACTCTCGTTCCAAATTCATTATTTAATGACAATCATTTAGCAGATTATTTAAAATTTAATGCTAAGATTTTAAAGACTGATTTTATTGATTATGATACGATTTCTTTAAACAATAGTGTTAATGTTTATGTCCCATTAGTTAATGTAAACAATTACCTTTTTGATACATTTGGCAGTTTTATTTATAAGCATGCTTCAACAATTTTAATTAGTTCAGTCTTACAACATGCTTCAAAGCACAAAGATATTGAGCTTTATGTGAATGTTGGAAATCTTCATTTTGAAATGTTAGCAGCGAAAGACAATGATCTCAAGTTCTATAACACTTTTGATTACATCACTAAAGAAGATTTCATATACTATATTCTTTTTTCAATAGAACAACTTCAACTCAATCCAGAAACTGTGAAAATTCACTTATCTGGTCAAATAGATAAAGACGATGATCTATTCAAAATAGTTTATAAATATGTTCGTTTTGTAGATTTTTTAGAGCCAATACACAGTTATCAATTTAGTACTAAAAAACAGCCGAAAGGAAAACATACTAATTTTATTCTCTTAAATAGTTTTAATTAA
- a CDS encoding ATP-dependent DNA helicase, with protein MTTSDFYKLLKQKFPFEPTTKQLIVLEQLSQFVYSDVPNSLYLLKGFAGTGKTSIIGTLVSNLWETKRCAVLMAPTGRAAKVISNYSKKEAFTIHKKIYFPKKDKGGGVKFILQPNKHRNTIFIVDEASMIPDIPADSKLFENGSLLDDLMQYVYSGHKCKLLLIGDKAQLPPVKSELSPALNSHILSMNYNKNVTSIELDEVVRQEQNSGILENATRLREVLDNEFYESFTFNVNGFKDIIRLIDGHEIMDAINDAYSQKGHEETAIIVRSNKRANQYNQQIRNRILFNENELTVGDFLMVVKNNYFWIKPTTEAGFIANGDIIQVLEIFSITDLYGFRFAEVKVQMVDYPKMRPFETVLLLDTIEAETPSLPYEESNRLYQEVQKDYEDETSKYKKFLKIKGNKHFNALQVKFSYAITCHKSQGGQWDTIFVEQPYLPNGIDKDYLRWLYTAVTRAKEKLYLINFKDDFFEEI; from the coding sequence ATGACAACATCTGATTTTTATAAACTACTAAAACAAAAGTTCCCTTTTGAGCCAACTACGAAACAATTAATTGTTTTAGAGCAATTATCTCAATTTGTATATAGTGATGTACCTAATAGTTTATACCTTCTTAAAGGGTTTGCAGGAACAGGTAAAACAAGTATCATAGGAACATTAGTTTCTAATTTATGGGAAACTAAACGATGTGCCGTTTTAATGGCTCCAACGGGTCGTGCAGCAAAAGTGATTTCTAATTACTCAAAAAAAGAAGCCTTTACAATTCATAAAAAAATATATTTCCCGAAGAAAGATAAAGGAGGAGGTGTTAAATTTATTTTGCAACCTAATAAACATAGAAACACAATTTTTATTGTAGATGAAGCATCAATGATTCCTGATATACCTGCAGATTCAAAACTTTTTGAAAATGGCTCTTTGCTTGATGATTTAATGCAATATGTGTATTCTGGTCATAAATGCAAACTCTTGTTGATTGGTGATAAGGCCCAGTTGCCTCCTGTAAAATCAGAGTTAAGTCCTGCACTAAATTCTCACATACTCAGCATGAATTACAACAAAAATGTCACAAGCATTGAATTGGATGAAGTGGTAAGACAAGAACAAAATTCCGGAATTTTAGAAAATGCAACTCGACTTCGAGAAGTTCTTGATAATGAATTTTATGAATCCTTTACATTTAATGTCAACGGATTTAAAGATATTATTCGTTTAATAGATGGTCATGAAATTATGGATGCTATAAATGATGCTTATAGTCAAAAGGGTCATGAAGAAACGGCAATTATTGTTAGAAGTAATAAACGTGCCAATCAATACAATCAACAAATTCGAAACAGAATTCTTTTTAACGAAAATGAATTAACTGTAGGTGATTTTTTAATGGTGGTTAAAAACAATTACTTCTGGATCAAACCTACAACCGAAGCTGGTTTTATTGCTAATGGAGATATTATTCAGGTCTTGGAAATTTTTTCAATTACTGATTTATACGGATTTCGTTTTGCGGAAGTCAAAGTGCAAATGGTAGATTATCCAAAAATGCGACCTTTTGAAACGGTTTTATTATTAGACACCATTGAAGCAGAAACCCCTTCATTACCTTACGAAGAAAGCAATAGATTGTATCAAGAAGTTCAAAAAGATTATGAAGATGAAACCTCAAAATATAAGAAATTCCTTAAAATAAAAGGGAATAAACATTTTAATGCACTGCAAGTAAAATTCTCTTATGCCATTACGTGTCATAAATCTCAAGGTGGTCAATGGGATACCATTTTTGTTGAGCAACCTTATTTACCAAATGGAATTGATAAAGATTATTTAAGGTGGTTGTATACAGCCGTAACAAGAGCAAAAGAAAAATTGTATCTTATTAATTTTAAAGATGATTTTTTTGAAGAGATATAG
- a CDS encoding DUF4126 domain-containing protein has protein sequence MTTETIISIFLGIGLSASVGFRVFVPLFALSLASYFNVWELNESWMWIGSLTAVVTLGVATLVEIFAYYIPYIDNVLDAIAIPLAAIAGTAVMVSTVADLSPVITWALAIIAGGGTAAAVAGSSGTIRLASTSTTGGIANPLVSTIETGTSVVMSAFSIFIPVIAFIFVIIILYVIFRLYKKIRPSQP, from the coding sequence ATGACAACTGAAACAATAATTAGTATATTTTTGGGTATTGGACTTTCAGCTTCTGTTGGTTTTAGAGTTTTTGTACCATTGTTTGCTTTGAGTTTGGCTTCTTATTTTAATGTTTGGGAACTCAATGAATCTTGGATGTGGATAGGTAGTTTAACAGCAGTAGTTACACTTGGTGTTGCAACTTTGGTTGAAATATTTGCGTATTATATTCCATACATTGATAACGTATTAGATGCTATAGCCATTCCTTTAGCAGCAATTGCAGGAACAGCGGTTATGGTATCTACAGTTGCCGACTTAAGTCCTGTTATAACTTGGGCTTTGGCTATTATTGCAGGAGGCGGAACAGCTGCTGCAGTAGCAGGAAGCTCAGGTACTATTAGATTAGCTTCTACAAGCACAACTGGTGGAATTGCAAATCCTCTGGTTTCTACTATTGAAACTGGGACTTCTGTTGTGATGTCTGCCTTTTCAATTTTCATTCCAGTTATTGCTTTTATCTTTGTAATTATCATTTTATATGTCATTTTTAGGCTTTATAAAAAGATTAGACCAAGTCAGCCTTAA
- the kdsB gene encoding 3-deoxy-manno-octulosonate cytidylyltransferase — MKIISMIPARYSASRFPGKLMQNLAGKSVIVRTYEATVATQLFDDVYVVTDSEIILNEIISNGGKAIMSKKEHQSGSDRIAEAVANLDVDIVVNVQGDEPFTERESLEKVLNAFKNDHKKEIDLASLMVEIHDWDEINNPNTVKVIVDQNNFALYFSRNPIPYPRDKDAGARYFKHKGIYAFRKQALLDFYKLPMRFIEATEKIECIRYLEYGKRIKMVETTIEGVEIDTPEDLERAKKLWNN; from the coding sequence ATGAAAATAATTTCAATGATTCCTGCACGTTATAGTGCATCACGATTCCCAGGCAAACTCATGCAGAATTTGGCAGGAAAAAGTGTTATTGTTAGAACTTATGAAGCTACAGTTGCGACACAATTATTTGATGATGTTTATGTCGTTACCGACAGTGAAATCATTCTTAATGAAATTATTTCAAATGGAGGAAAGGCGATAATGAGCAAAAAAGAGCATCAATCTGGTAGTGATAGAATTGCTGAAGCTGTTGCAAATCTTGATGTCGATATTGTTGTTAATGTACAAGGTGATGAGCCTTTTACTGAGCGTGAAAGTCTTGAGAAAGTGCTTAATGCGTTTAAAAATGATCATAAAAAAGAGATTGATTTAGCCTCTTTAATGGTTGAAATTCATGATTGGGATGAAATTAATAATCCTAATACTGTTAAAGTGATCGTAGACCAAAATAATTTTGCGCTCTATTTTTCTAGAAATCCAATTCCTTATCCTAGAGATAAAGACGCTGGAGCACGTTATTTTAAACATAAAGGAATTTATGCTTTTAGAAAACAAGCATTGCTTGATTTTTATAAATTACCAATGCGTTTTATTGAAGCAACAGAAAAGATTGAATGTATTCGATATTTAGAATATGGGAAGCGAATTAAAATGGTTGAAACCACTATTGAAGGTGTTGAAATAGATACTCCTGAAGATTTAGAACGTGCAAAAAAACTTTGGAATAATTGA
- a CDS encoding HAD family hydrolase, translating to MNNDYKDIKVIGFDADDTLWVNETYFRDAELAFAKLMAKYETANKIDQELFKMEMKNLPLYGYGVKGFVLSMVEMALELSNNDVSNSTINAILNIGKDMLNKPVELLDGVEETLKTLSYKFRLILVTKGDLLDQERKLEKSGLTDYFHHIEVLSDKQEVNYSKLLNHLDIKPSEFLMIGNSLKSDILPLVSLKSKAIHIPFHTTWLHEQVNDDEKKNKAYKTVHSLLDLKTLLN from the coding sequence TTGAATAACGACTATAAAGACATAAAAGTAATAGGGTTTGATGCAGATGATACGCTTTGGGTTAATGAAACGTATTTTAGAGATGCAGAATTAGCATTCGCAAAACTTATGGCAAAATATGAAACTGCAAATAAAATAGACCAAGAGCTATTTAAAATGGAAATGAAAAATCTTCCGCTTTATGGTTATGGCGTCAAAGGTTTTGTATTGTCAATGGTAGAAATGGCATTAGAATTATCAAATAATGATGTTTCCAATTCAACAATTAATGCTATTTTGAATATTGGAAAAGATATGTTGAATAAACCTGTTGAATTACTTGATGGAGTTGAAGAAACATTAAAGACTCTGTCTTATAAATTTAGGCTGATTTTAGTGACAAAAGGCGATTTGCTAGATCAAGAACGAAAATTAGAAAAATCGGGTTTAACAGATTATTTTCATCATATAGAAGTGCTAAGTGATAAGCAGGAGGTTAATTATTCAAAACTGTTAAATCATTTGGATATTAAACCTTCTGAATTTTTAATGATTGGCAATTCATTAAAGTCAGATATTTTGCCTTTAGTAAGTTTAAAATCAAAAGCAATTCATATTCCTTTTCATACCACATGGTTACATGAACAGGTAAATGACGATGAAAAGAAAAATAAAGCCTATAAAACAGTGCATAGTCTATTAGATTTAAAAACACTTTTGAATTAA
- a CDS encoding CatA-like O-acetyltransferase produces the protein MHIININTWNRKQHYEHFKALKDPYFAVTIPFDVTKAYHMAKTNNISFFGKYLHDCMKAINAIDEFKLRIVDTEVIQYDTINASATLMRANKTFGFTYIEFDNNLNQFLKNINVEKSRIENSNDLYPLRNDQACIHCSALPWLNFTGHKEPVSGVLESVPKLAFSKIEHQQDERITLNVSVNVNHALIDGYHVGLFSEKFQHYLNK, from the coding sequence ATGCACATTATAAATATAAATACATGGAATCGTAAACAGCATTATGAGCATTTTAAAGCTCTTAAAGATCCGTATTTTGCAGTAACAATTCCATTTGATGTGACAAAAGCTTATCATATGGCTAAGACTAATAATATTTCTTTCTTCGGAAAGTATTTGCATGACTGTATGAAAGCTATTAATGCAATTGACGAGTTTAAATTGAGAATTGTAGATACTGAAGTGATTCAATATGATACGATTAATGCTTCAGCAACGTTAATGAGAGCCAATAAGACATTTGGTTTTACATATATAGAGTTTGATAATAATTTAAATCAATTTTTAAAAAATATTAATGTAGAAAAATCCAGAATTGAAAACTCTAATGATTTATATCCATTGAGAAATGACCAAGCATGCATTCATTGTTCGGCATTACCATGGTTAAATTTTACAGGACATAAAGAGCCAGTTTCTGGAGTGTTAGAATCAGTACCTAAACTAGCATTTAGCAAGATTGAACATCAACAGGATGAACGTATTACGTTAAATGTGTCTGTTAATGTAAACCATGCGTTAATTGATGGATATCATGTTGGGTTATTTTCTGAAAAATTCCAACATTATTTAAATAAGTAA